The Malus sylvestris chromosome 3, drMalSylv7.2, whole genome shotgun sequence genomic sequence AGAGAACTCACAAACACAAAGAATTCTCAAGTATACAAACTTATGCCTCTCAAAAACTCTCACACACAAAACACTATCCCACATCCATCTATTTGTACTATTAGATGTCCTAGGTTTACACAAAGTCCCTAGAATATAGGAAACCAAATCCTATACTaaaccaaatcccaaaccaactaAGAAACACAAATCCAAATATCTTGCGTCCAAGATATCCTAATCCTTTTTAGTTGAGGCATGTTGATTTAATGCCAAATCCAACACCTCCTTCCCTCCTTTCCTCCTCTCTACTTTGCCTTTTCCATCTTTTTCCTCGTTTCTCATCTCCTCTTCCCTATCCCCGTCCCTGCATCCACCTCCTCTTCCTATCCCCTTTCCAGTCTCCTTCTTTCATTTTTATTCCTAGTTTTCCCCCTATGCTTATCTCAGTTTCCGTTGCTATCCCCTATGCTTGTCTCAGATTTGGGTTTCATGCCCCTTATCCGACGTTTTTTGCCTACTTTGATTGCTTTCtgtcttttaattttctttcctCCCTCCTCAGTGATCTCCATCCCCATCCCACCATGTACTCGGATCGGCAGGCACCGATCAGAAATTGGATTCAAGATCCACTACCCTCCTTCACTTTCCCTCCCCTAACCGGCATGCCAGATTCCCGTCGAGGCCAAGTGTTGGGTATTTTACATACCCCTTAGCCTCACTCTCTATCCATATGAtactttgtttgtatatatttgcaggAGCTTGTGAagaggacttggatctggtgtCTATTTTCTCAGTTTAGAGTTTGGCTTCCTCTGAGGAtgtggtggcggcggcggtcTGGTTTATGCTGCTTGACACGAaggttttttgttgttgtttgttatCGCAGCCTACAAGCCTAAGTTTGTGAGGGCCTCCCGTTGTATTTTGGGTTGCAGCTCTCACTTTGCTTGGGCCTTTTACTTTATCTAATGTTGTTTTCTTGCCAACCAAACACATTACAAATTATATATTCAATTGGAGCAGAACACTGTTTAGGTTTATATCTTTATTGCAAGTATTTACGTACGGTAataatctttttattttatttggtattgattttatttgtatttttcgaTTAGTTTATAGTCGAGGAGGAGACCTGGGAGACCAAGGAGGAACAATGTAACTCTTGGACCTGTACTCTGTGACAGAGGGCATGTTTTGATGTTGCTCATATTTTTGCCTCATTTAATGATAACTTCATTGTAACtgccatattttttgttttgaatgtgattatcattttcatttgtagTTGAATTTTTCTGTGAAGTTATTGATTTTTGTTCCTTATTGTAAATAGAGTTGAAAATAGATTTTTGTTTGTAAATAGTATTAAGTatcatttatatatttaaaactTTCTACATATTTTATAAGGTTTTAGGCCTGCAGCATCGCACAGGGACTCGCTAGTTATAATCTAAGCCATTGCTCTCCAGATATAAATTTTGTATCCAGAAAAGGCCTTATCTCCTCCAAGCTGAAAGACTTCAACCATGGCACCCTCCCGCTTCTTTCTGCCCCTCTGCCCCTGCATTTATACTCTCCGAAATCCACTGTCCTGTGTCAACGAAAACTTTCAGTTTTAGAAACAATAGAGATAATCTAATAAGATGAAAATATTGTTCGAGTGAAAGAGGTTATATTTACTTCTGCCTGGATGGGTAGTTCCAGTCGCTCCACCCTGGAGGAGTTATTATATCATCGAAATGACAGTAGGAATACACCGCTCTTGAATAATTTCCCCAAGCTCTTCCCAAGTAGATGTAGCCGGTTCCGATGATTTTGCAGTTTACAAAAGAGAATCCCGTGTCTTCATACGGTGAGTCCCTGTGATGAGCTGCTATTGCTCCCGAGTTCTCAGCCGTTGATTGAATAACACACTCCTGATAGCAAGGGCCAGATTCAAGATTTAGTATCATGAAGAAACTTGGGGACCAAGTTACAGAAATGCTAGACGTTTGGAAATTTGTCGTACCTGGTAGAGTGATCTTGATCTGCCGAAAATGAAGTCCacatttccttgaatgtgacaGTGGTAGAAGTAGTGAGATCCAGTCTCGTCCAAGAGCGTATCCTGCGTCCCCAAAACCCGAACTCTGTAGAACATGGCTTTGTCACCCGCAACTCTAAGCGCCACTGCTTGCATTCCATATCCTCCAGGCACTGCAACCACTGTGTTCTGCAACCACCACTTAAAATTGCAGACCAATTACTTTCTGAATGCTGAAACTTCCTCCATTGAATTTTAACATAC encodes the following:
- the LOC126616710 gene encoding pectinesterase QRT1-like, which produces MGFSVLGVCVGGFVLFFLGGIKVGFSQSESFARNYISWDDLKVDDRKLGLNTKEERVNGSRIIVVDKNGGGDSLTVQGAVDMVPEQNTERIKIYILPGIYREKVLVPISKPYISFIGNQKNTSETVITWNNKASDKDGTGCELGTYRTASVAIEADYFCATGITFENTVVAVPGGYGMQAVALRVAGDKAMFYRVRVLGTQDTLLDETGSHYFYHCHIQGNVDFIFGRSRSLYQECVIQSTAENSGAIAAHHRDSPYEDTGFSFVNCKIIGTGYIYLGRAWGNYSRAVYSYCHFDDIITPPGWSDWNYPSRQKTVDFGEYKCRGRGAERSGRVPWLKSFSLEEIRPFLDTKFISGEQWLRL